One region of Peribacillus simplex genomic DNA includes:
- a CDS encoding bile acid:sodium symporter family protein: MDKLAKISKAAGNSFAIWVLLFAVLAMIFPDAFKWIAPYISILLGIIMFGMGLTLSLSDFKAVLKQPISVFIGVAAQFIIMPGVAYLLATSLELSPEVAVGVILVGCCPGGTASNVMTFLAKGNTALSVAVTSVSTLLAPFLTPALTYLLASKWLPVSGKDMLFSIFQIVLVPILLGLFVKFIFKEKVSQGTKALPLISVVTIVAVVAAVVSSNKEKILESGLAIFGVVVLHNSFGLLLGFLAAKVLKLPYEDQKAISIEVGMQNSGLGAALATAHFSPLAAVPSAIFSVWHNISGPLLATYWSKRAHKIKGSSMTGQESLKQ, from the coding sequence ATGGATAAGTTAGCGAAAATAAGTAAGGCAGCTGGAAACTCTTTTGCCATTTGGGTTCTCCTATTTGCTGTGTTAGCAATGATTTTTCCGGATGCATTTAAATGGATTGCTCCATACATATCCATTTTACTTGGAATAATAATGTTTGGGATGGGACTCACTCTCTCGCTTAGCGATTTTAAAGCTGTATTGAAGCAGCCGATATCCGTTTTTATCGGTGTGGCTGCACAATTCATCATCATGCCTGGTGTGGCATATCTCCTGGCAACTAGCTTGGAACTTTCACCTGAAGTGGCTGTCGGAGTGATCCTTGTTGGATGTTGTCCGGGAGGTACAGCGTCAAATGTAATGACATTTTTAGCTAAAGGAAATACGGCATTATCAGTGGCGGTCACTTCTGTATCCACTTTGCTTGCACCGTTTTTAACGCCGGCACTAACCTATTTACTTGCTAGTAAATGGCTGCCGGTTTCAGGAAAAGATATGCTATTTTCTATCTTCCAGATAGTTTTGGTTCCTATTTTATTAGGGCTCTTTGTAAAATTCATTTTTAAAGAGAAAGTAAGTCAGGGAACTAAAGCACTTCCATTGATATCCGTTGTGACAATCGTGGCAGTCGTCGCTGCAGTTGTCAGTTCAAATAAAGAAAAGATACTTGAATCAGGGCTGGCTATATTCGGGGTGGTTGTCCTGCATAATTCATTTGGATTATTACTTGGTTTTCTTGCAGCTAAAGTGTTAAAACTTCCATACGAAGATCAAAAAGCGATTTCAATTGAAGTGGGCATGCAAAACTCAGGTTTAGGTGCTGCATTAGCCACAGCTCACTTTTCGCCACTGGCGGCCGTCCCGAGCGCAATCTTCAGTGTTTGGCATAATATATCCGGTCCTTTGCTTGCGACCTACTGGTCAAAAAGAGCACACAAAATAAAAGGGAGTTCCATGACTGGGCAGGAATCGTTGAAACAGTAA